A stretch of Methanobrevibacter sp. YE315 DNA encodes these proteins:
- the rpoA2 gene encoding DNA-directed RNA polymerase subunit A'', translated as MEDVIIKVKEVIAQLNEEENLDIAFPDSYIDELAEKYIQRELTDDELKELIRKLKQAYDRAHVEAGEAVGTVAAQSVGEPGTQMTMRTFHYAGVTELNVTLGLPRLIEIVDARKEIATPTMDIYFDEERRNDEEFVRTLANKIGKSTINDILSDFNLNYGTMEVEAVLDSKKIEEKRLDREEINAIIEKTFKKATINGDEIIIPSQKSDSKSDSKFVIRELRLLADKVRDLQISGIKGIGKVIIRKDDTEWIIHTEGSNLKEILDMEGIDHVRTTTNNIHEIGEVLGIEAARQSIINEAQNTLSEQGLSVDVRHIMLVADIMTSEGVVKSIGRHGISGEKSSVLARAAFEETGKHLLRASIRGEVDDLTGIIENIIIGQPIPLGTGSVGVKMDYKNE; from the coding sequence ATGGAAGATGTTATTATTAAAGTAAAAGAGGTTATTGCTCAACTTAACGAAGAAGAAAATCTTGATATAGCTTTTCCAGATAGTTATATCGACGAATTAGCTGAAAAATATATTCAAAGAGAGTTAACCGATGATGAATTAAAAGAACTCATTAGGAAGCTCAAACAGGCCTATGACCGAGCTCACGTTGAAGCTGGCGAGGCTGTTGGAACAGTAGCTGCTCAATCTGTAGGAGAACCTGGTACTCAGATGACTATGCGTACTTTTCACTACGCGGGGGTAACTGAGTTAAACGTAACTTTAGGTCTTCCAAGACTTATTGAGATTGTTGATGCTAGAAAAGAAATTGCTACTCCAACAATGGATATTTACTTTGATGAAGAAAGACGTAACGATGAAGAATTTGTTAGAACTTTAGCAAACAAGATTGGTAAAAGTACTATAAATGATATTCTTTCAGACTTTAACTTAAACTATGGGACCATGGAAGTTGAAGCAGTTTTAGATTCTAAAAAAATTGAAGAAAAAAGGCTTGATAGGGAAGAAATCAATGCAATCATTGAAAAAACTTTCAAGAAAGCTACAATCAATGGAGATGAAATAATTATACCATCTCAAAAATCCGATTCTAAATCTGATTCTAAGTTTGTGATTCGTGAACTTCGTCTTTTAGCAGACAAAGTACGTGACTTGCAAATTAGTGGTATAAAAGGTATAGGAAAAGTTATCATTCGTAAAGATGATACAGAATGGATTATACATACTGAAGGGTCAAACCTCAAAGAGATTCTTGACATGGAAGGTATTGACCATGTAAGAACTACCACTAACAACATTCATGAAATTGGTGAAGTTTTAGGTATTGAAGCTGCTCGTCAATCTATTATTAACGAAGCTCAAAATACTCTTTCAGAACAAGGTTTAAGTGTTGATGTAAGACACATTATGTTAGTTGCAGATATTATGACTTCCGAAGGTGTTGTTAAATCTATTGGAAGACATGGTATTAGTGGTGAAAAATCAAGTGTTTTAGCCCGTGCAGCTTTTGAAGAAACTGGTAAACATTTACTCCGTGCAAGTATTCGTGGGGAAGTAGATGATTTAACAGGTATCATCGAAAATATTATTATTGGACAACCAATACCTCTTGGTACCGGTTCAGTCGGTGTCAAAATGGATTATAAAAATGAATAG
- the rpsJ gene encoding 30S ribosomal protein S10, with protein MNQARIKLTGTDPEKLAYVCDQLKKIAERTGVDLSGPIPLPTKKLVVPTRKSPDGEGKASWEKWELRIHKRLIGIGADERAMRQVMKVNVPDNVSIEIELKG; from the coding sequence ATGAATCAAGCAAGAATTAAGCTTACAGGAACCGACCCAGAAAAATTAGCATATGTATGTGACCAACTTAAAAAAATTGCTGAAAGAACTGGTGTTGACTTATCTGGTCCTATTCCATTACCTACTAAAAAATTAGTTGTACCTACAAGGAAATCTCCTGATGGAGAAGGTAAAGCTTCTTGGGAAAAATGGGAACTCAGAATTCATAAACGTTTAATCGGTATTGGAGCTGATGAACGTGCTATGAGACAAGTTATGAAAGTTAACGTTCCTGATAATGTAAGTATTGAAATTGAACTTAAAGGTTAA
- a CDS encoding 30S ribosomal protein S12, with translation MPGLFAAKKLKKNRQNFKWKDVDYKRRALRLDVKADPLEGAPQARGIVIEKVGIEAKQPNSAIRKCVRVQLIKNGKQLTAFAPGDGAIGFIDEHDEVMIEGIGGPSGRSMGDIPGVRWKVSKVNNVALSEMVSGKIEKPVR, from the coding sequence ATGCCAGGACTTTTTGCTGCAAAAAAACTTAAAAAAAATAGACAAAATTTTAAGTGGAAAGATGTAGATTACAAAAGAAGAGCTTTAAGATTAGACGTTAAAGCGGATCCTCTTGAAGGAGCTCCTCAAGCTAGAGGTATTGTAATCGAAAAAGTAGGGATAGAAGCAAAACAACCTAACTCTGCTATTCGTAAATGTGTACGTGTTCAATTAATTAAAAACGGAAAACAATTAACTGCTTTCGCACCAGGTGACGGAGCTATCGGTTTTATTGATGAGCACGATGAAGTAATGATTGAAGGAATTGGTGGACCATCTGGAAGATCCATGGGAGATATTCCTGGAGTCCGTTGGAAAGTTTCCAAAGTTAATAACGTAGCTTTATCAGAAATGGTAAGTGGAAAAATAGAAAAACCTGTAAGATAA
- the tuf gene encoding translation elongation factor EF-1 subunit alpha, which yields MAKEKEHLNLAFIGHVDHGKSTLVGHLLLKAGAIAEQQLDDGENKFRFVMDKLGEERERGVTIDLAHQKFSTNKYDYTVVDCPGHRDFVKNMITGASQADAAVLVVDAKDGVMPQTKEHMFLSMTLGIKQIIIAINKMDMVDYSEERFNEVKEEVGVLLKSIGRDPATVPFIPLSAFEGDNIKEKSDNMTWYKGGTLMEELDKLTPPEKPVDLPLRIPIQDVYSITGVGTVPVGRVETGIMKKGENVIFEPAGASGEVKSIEMHHEVFEVAEPGDNIGFNVRGVGKNDIRRGDVAGHTADAPTVAKEFTAQVVVLQHPGVITVGYTPVFHCHTSQTACTFLELTSKLDPATGQPQAEKPDFIKTGDAAIVQIKPTKPMVMEEAKNIPPMGRFAIRDMGQTVAAGLCLKVTPAK from the coding sequence ATGGCAAAAGAAAAAGAACATCTTAACTTAGCATTTATTGGACACGTTGACCACGGAAAATCCACTTTAGTTGGACACTTATTATTAAAAGCTGGTGCAATCGCTGAACAACAATTAGATGACGGTGAAAACAAATTCAGATTTGTTATGGACAAATTAGGAGAAGAAAGAGAAAGAGGAGTAACTATCGATTTAGCTCACCAAAAATTCTCCACTAACAAATACGATTACACTGTTGTAGATTGTCCAGGACACAGAGACTTCGTTAAAAACATGATTACTGGTGCATCCCAAGCTGACGCTGCTGTATTAGTAGTAGATGCAAAAGATGGTGTAATGCCACAAACCAAAGAACACATGTTCTTATCCATGACTTTAGGTATTAAACAAATCATCATTGCAATCAACAAAATGGATATGGTTGATTACAGTGAAGAAAGATTCAACGAAGTTAAAGAAGAAGTTGGAGTTTTACTCAAATCTATTGGTAGAGATCCTGCTACCGTACCTTTCATCCCTCTTTCCGCATTTGAAGGAGACAACATTAAAGAAAAAAGTGACAACATGACCTGGTACAAAGGCGGAACTCTCATGGAAGAATTAGACAAATTAACTCCACCTGAAAAACCTGTAGACTTACCATTAAGAATTCCTATTCAAGACGTTTATTCCATTACTGGTGTAGGAACTGTACCTGTAGGAAGAGTAGAAACCGGTATCATGAAAAAAGGTGAAAACGTTATCTTTGAACCAGCTGGAGCTTCCGGTGAAGTAAAATCTATCGAAATGCACCACGAAGTATTCGAAGTAGCTGAACCTGGTGACAACATCGGTTTCAACGTAAGAGGTGTTGGTAAAAACGATATCAGAAGAGGAGACGTAGCTGGACACACTGCTGATGCTCCTACTGTAGCTAAAGAATTTACCGCACAAGTTGTTGTATTACAACACCCTGGTGTAATTACCGTTGGATACACTCCTGTATTCCACTGTCACACTTCCCAAACTGCATGTACTTTCTTAGAATTAACTTCTAAATTAGACCCTGCTACTGGTCAACCTCAAGCTGAAAAACCAGACTTCATTAAAACTGGTGACGCAGCTATTGTACAAATCAAACCTACCAAACCTATGGTTATGGAAGAAGCTAAAAACATTCCTCCAATGGGTAGATTTGCTATCAGAGATATGGGTCAAACTGTTGCTGCAGGATTATGTCTTAAAGTTACCCCAGCAAAATAA
- a CDS encoding 30S ribosomal protein S7, whose product MSKLFDKWDLDEVKVEDLGLVKYICLDETLVPHTSGRHVKRQFAKSKVSIVERLMNKIMRTHLNSGKKNKAYNIVREALEIINKRTKKNPVQVLVTAVENTAPREETTRIKYGGIGYQVAVDISPQRRVDLSLGFLTRGTLQSSFKNRKSVAECLADELILASEEDSRSFALRKAEEKERVAKAAH is encoded by the coding sequence ATGAGTAAATTATTTGACAAATGGGATCTCGATGAAGTAAAAGTTGAGGACTTAGGTTTAGTAAAATATATCTGCTTAGATGAAACTTTAGTTCCACATACTTCTGGTAGACATGTAAAAAGACAATTCGCAAAATCTAAAGTATCTATTGTTGAAAGATTAATGAATAAAATCATGAGAACCCATCTCAACTCCGGTAAGAAAAATAAAGCTTACAATATTGTAAGAGAAGCTTTAGAAATCATTAACAAAAGAACTAAAAAGAATCCAGTTCAAGTTTTAGTTACTGCAGTTGAAAACACTGCACCTCGTGAAGAAACTACCCGTATTAAATACGGTGGTATTGGATACCAAGTTGCTGTTGATATTTCTCCACAAAGAAGAGTTGACCTTTCCTTAGGTTTCTTAACTAGAGGTACTTTACAATCATCATTCAAAAACAGGAAATCTGTTGCTGAATGTTTAGCTGATGAATTAATTCTTGCATCCGAAGAAGATTCAAGAAGTTTTGCTTTAAGAAAAGCTGAAGAGAAAGAAAGAGTTGCTAAAGCAGCACACTAA
- a CDS encoding MFS transporter, which yields MNLDFKSVDWKSQVFILVILAALNQLSTSMVTNVSTVLLPEISLELGITVSTLNWITIIFFISSISVSIPLSKIISQYGVKRYTKLAICGLILGLVISAFTVNTEIFLLSRVIQGINCAILYFSIYMMIILEIPEDKTGYVLGIVGSAGYIGMTIAPSLAGIVSYYLSWRFAFLMIVPLLVLQLFLAHYLTDEWTTEKKPVDNAGSILYVLLIIFLIYGLSNIFSGGAMFMIVAVVLLVIFVMFEKKRSHPVYNLKLLRNVQYVIGNYSAAVGYFVTFIATYVLSLHLQIVMGIDSRATGLILFITPVLMVFAAPYAGKLSDKYDSRVISAIAMVVISCSLIIFAFLEYVPSYMIILGVILQGIGHGLFSSPNNRYVLTSVDVEDLPDAASFLSTVKEMGKLFSTTIFNVICVLFVGQMEVSHNVLGLIESSRCMMFVCLIMSVSCIILLGISKYYFERAENPEIINIMKRFLPAWILKNFKIDSNKNS from the coding sequence ATGAATTTGGATTTTAAAAGTGTTGATTGGAAATCACAGGTATTTATTCTTGTTATTTTAGCTGCTCTAAATCAACTATCCACAAGTATGGTTACTAATGTGAGTACTGTTTTATTGCCTGAGATATCTTTAGAATTGGGAATTACGGTTTCAACATTAAATTGGATTACCATAATCTTTTTTATTTCATCAATTTCTGTAAGCATCCCCCTTAGTAAAATCATAAGTCAGTATGGGGTTAAAAGATATACAAAATTAGCTATTTGCGGTTTGATTTTAGGTTTGGTGATTTCTGCATTTACTGTAAATACTGAAATCTTTCTTCTATCTAGAGTTATTCAAGGAATTAACTGTGCAATTTTGTACTTCAGTATTTACATGATGATTATTTTAGAGATACCTGAAGATAAAACGGGTTATGTATTGGGTATCGTCGGATCTGCAGGATATATTGGTATGACCATCGCACCGTCACTTGCGGGGATAGTTTCATATTATCTTTCTTGGAGATTCGCATTTTTAATGATTGTTCCCTTATTGGTTTTGCAATTGTTTTTAGCTCACTATCTTACAGATGAATGGACAACCGAGAAAAAGCCAGTTGATAATGCAGGTTCAATTCTTTATGTATTATTGATTATTTTCCTGATTTATGGCCTTTCAAATATTTTTAGTGGAGGGGCGATGTTCATGATAGTGGCAGTTGTTTTATTGGTAATTTTTGTCATGTTCGAGAAAAAAAGGTCGCATCCTGTTTATAATCTAAAGCTTTTAAGAAATGTTCAATATGTAATCGGCAACTATTCTGCGGCAGTAGGGTATTTTGTCACTTTCATTGCAACTTATGTTTTAAGCTTGCATTTACAGATAGTTATGGGAATTGATTCCAGAGCTACCGGTTTGATATTGTTTATTACTCCCGTTTTAATGGTATTTGCTGCACCTTATGCAGGTAAATTGTCTGATAAGTATGATTCACGTGTGATTTCAGCTATAGCCATGGTTGTAATTTCTTGTTCTTTAATTATTTTCGCATTTCTAGAATATGTCCCGTCCTATATGATAATTTTGGGCGTTATTCTTCAGGGTATTGGTCATGGACTGTTTTCATCACCAAACAACAGATATGTTCTCACATCAGTTGATGTTGAGGATTTGCCTGATGCAGCTTCCTTTTTATCAACTGTAAAAGAAATGGGTAAACTTTTCAGTACAACAATATTTAATGTTATTTGCGTATTGTTTGTTGGTCAGATGGAAGTCTCACATAATGTTCTGGGCTTAATCGAATCTTCCAGATGCATGATGTTTGTTTGTTTGATAATGTCTGTATCTTGCATAATATTATTGGGCATTAGCAAATATTACTTTGAAAGAGCTGAAAATCCAGAAATTATTAATATAATGAAGAGGTTTCTTCCTGCTTGGATTTTAAAGAACTTTAAAATTGACTCTAATAAAAATTCATAA
- a CDS encoding elongation factor EF-2, which translates to MSRRDKMIAKIKELMYEPDQIRNIGICAHIDHGKTTLSDNLLAGAGMISEELAGDQRFLDFDEQEQARGITIDAANVSMVHDYKDSEYLINLIDTPGHVDFGGDVTRAMRAVDGAVVVVCAVEGIMPQTETVFRQALKENVKPVLFINKVDRLINELKLEPEELQNRFLKIFMEANKLIKNMAPEDKKDEWKLDFTDGSVAFGSAYHNWAINVPTMQETGINFKDIIDYCNADNEKELAKKVPLSDVLLGMVVEHLPSPKEAQVYRVPNIWDGDIESPAGDGMVKTSPDGPLAVMVTNVSVDKHAGEIATGRVYGGAIEKGTEVYMVGSHGKSRVQQVGVYFGPERVNTDKVPAGNIVYVAGAKGAIAGETLCSPEHKIKEFEGLEHISEPVVTVAVEAKNTKDLPKLIEVLRQTGKEDPTVRIDINEETGEHLVSGMGELHLEVIGYRIKDKGVDITTSEPIVVYRETVRQLSPQVEGKSPNKHNRFYITVEPIEPELFNAIQEGDIKEGRVKGKESANDFMEHGLDKEEARRVWAVHNRSIFLNMTRGIQYLDEVKELLLEGFENTLKTGPLGEEICMGLKFKLHDAKLHEDAVHRGPAQVLPAIRNAILGSMMLAEPSLLEPMQKVVIDTPNDYMGSCTREIQNRRGQIVNMGQEGDMARIESKVPVAEMFGFAGDIRSAAEGRCLWSTEIAGFEPLPREMQNQIVREIRQRKGLSAEPFPASHYLGDL; encoded by the coding sequence TTGAGTAGAAGAGACAAAATGATTGCAAAAATCAAAGAATTAATGTATGAACCTGATCAAATCAGAAACATTGGTATCTGTGCTCACATCGATCACGGTAAAACCACTTTATCTGATAACTTACTTGCAGGTGCAGGAATGATTTCCGAAGAACTTGCTGGTGATCAAAGATTCTTAGATTTTGACGAACAAGAACAAGCACGTGGTATTACTATCGATGCAGCTAACGTATCTATGGTGCACGATTACAAAGACAGTGAATACTTAATTAACTTAATCGATACTCCAGGTCACGTTGACTTCGGTGGGGACGTAACCCGTGCTATGAGAGCTGTAGATGGTGCAGTAGTTGTAGTTTGTGCTGTAGAAGGTATCATGCCACAAACCGAAACTGTATTCAGACAAGCATTAAAAGAAAACGTAAAACCAGTTTTATTCATTAACAAAGTTGACAGATTAATCAACGAGTTAAAATTAGAACCTGAAGAGTTACAAAACAGATTCTTGAAAATCTTCATGGAAGCTAACAAATTAATCAAAAACATGGCTCCTGAAGACAAAAAAGATGAATGGAAATTAGATTTCACTGATGGTAGTGTAGCATTCGGTTCAGCATACCACAATTGGGCTATCAATGTTCCAACCATGCAAGAAACTGGTATCAACTTTAAAGATATTATTGATTATTGTAATGCTGACAATGAAAAAGAATTAGCTAAAAAAGTACCGTTATCCGATGTATTATTAGGTATGGTAGTAGAACACTTGCCTTCCCCTAAAGAAGCTCAAGTTTACAGAGTACCTAACATCTGGGATGGAGACATTGAATCTCCTGCTGGTGACGGTATGGTCAAAACTTCCCCTGACGGACCTTTAGCAGTAATGGTTACCAACGTATCTGTAGATAAACACGCTGGTGAAATCGCTACTGGTAGGGTATACGGTGGAGCTATTGAAAAAGGTACTGAAGTTTACATGGTAGGATCCCACGGTAAATCCAGAGTACAACAAGTAGGTGTATACTTCGGACCTGAAAGAGTTAACACTGACAAAGTTCCTGCTGGTAACATTGTATATGTAGCTGGTGCAAAAGGAGCTATTGCTGGTGAAACCTTATGTTCTCCTGAACACAAAATCAAAGAGTTCGAAGGATTAGAACACATCTCTGAACCTGTAGTTACTGTTGCTGTAGAAGCTAAAAATACTAAAGATTTACCAAAATTAATTGAAGTATTAAGACAAACCGGTAAAGAAGACCCTACTGTCAGAATCGATATTAACGAAGAAACTGGTGAACACTTAGTTTCCGGTATGGGTGAGCTTCACTTAGAAGTTATCGGTTACAGAATCAAAGATAAAGGTGTAGATATCACAACTTCTGAACCTATTGTTGTATACAGAGAAACTGTAAGACAATTATCTCCACAAGTTGAAGGTAAATCTCCTAACAAACACAACAGATTCTACATTACTGTTGAACCTATTGAACCTGAACTCTTTAATGCAATCCAAGAAGGAGACATTAAAGAAGGTAGAGTAAAAGGTAAAGAATCAGCTAACGACTTCATGGAACATGGTTTAGATAAAGAAGAAGCTAGAAGAGTATGGGCTGTTCACAACAGAAGCATATTCCTTAACATGACTCGTGGTATTCAATACTTGGATGAAGTAAAAGAACTATTACTTGAAGGATTTGAAAATACCTTAAAAACCGGTCCTTTAGGTGAAGAAATTTGTATGGGATTAAAATTCAAACTCCATGATGCAAAACTTCACGAAGACGCAGTTCACAGAGGACCTGCACAAGTATTGCCTGCAATCAGAAACGCTATTTTAGGTTCCATGATGCTTGCAGAACCTTCATTACTCGAACCTATGCAAAAAGTAGTTATTGACACTCCTAATGATTACATGGGTTCATGTACTCGTGAAATCCAAAACAGAAGAGGTCAAATTGTAAACATGGGTCAAGAAGGAGACATGGCAAGAATTGAATCTAAAGTGCCTGTAGCTGAAATGTTCGGTTTCGCTGGAGACATCAGATCTGCTGCTGAAGGTAGATGTTTATGGTCTACCGAGATTGCTGGATTTGAACCGCTCCCACGTGAGATGCAAAATCAAATCGTAAGAGAAATCAGACAAAGAAAAGGCTTATCCGCAGAACCATTCCCTGCAAGCCACTACTTAGGTGATTTATAA
- the cobK gene encoding precorrin-6A reductase, with amino-acid sequence MRILLLGGTKDSINIIQHVKDNYDAYILTTTTTEYGAKLAREGGSDKTIARPLPKEEIMQIIRDCDIDILIDATHPFAEHITQTSASIANELKMPYIRFERPTTNLEDMDTSRIHYVNSFIDAGKLIAHEFNQGNVLHFAGANTMEDVLKNVPVERFYPRILKVESSLEKCESLNIDPSHIIPMTGAASTEENIELIEKYDASVMITKESGEIGGVIDKIEAANKKDISIIMIQRPQIKEVNKKDIVSNLDELDFKLKNFF; translated from the coding sequence ATGAGAATATTACTATTAGGCGGCACTAAAGACTCTATCAATATAATTCAACATGTTAAAGATAATTATGATGCATATATTCTAACAACCACAACAACAGAATATGGTGCTAAATTAGCTCGTGAGGGTGGAAGTGACAAGACAATAGCCCGTCCACTTCCAAAAGAGGAAATTATGCAAATAATAAGAGATTGTGACATTGATATTTTAATCGATGCAACACATCCTTTTGCAGAACATATTACCCAAACCAGCGCCAGCATAGCAAATGAGTTAAAAATGCCATATATTCGCTTTGAGAGACCCACCACCAACCTTGAGGATATGGATACATCACGCATCCATTATGTAAATTCTTTTATTGATGCAGGAAAATTAATAGCCCATGAATTCAATCAAGGAAATGTATTGCATTTTGCAGGAGCCAACACCATGGAAGACGTGCTTAAAAACGTTCCGGTTGAAAGGTTCTACCCAAGAATTTTAAAAGTAGAAAGCTCACTTGAGAAATGCGAATCATTGAATATTGATCCGAGCCATATAATTCCAATGACCGGCGCCGCAAGTACAGAAGAGAATATCGAATTGATTGAAAAATATGATGCATCCGTTATGATTACAAAGGAAAGCGGTGAAATTGGCGGTGTAATCGATAAAATAGAAGCGGCCAATAAAAAAGATATCTCAATAATCATGATACAAAGACCACAAATAAAAGAAGTGAATAAAAAAGATATAGTATCTAATTTAGATGAATTAGATTTCAAATTAAAAAACTTTTTTTAA
- a CDS encoding NusA-like transcription termination signal-binding factor, giving the protein MSIKFSANEIRYIALFENMTGAMVKDCIIDDEHGKVTFVVKNGDMGLAIGKGGSSVSKVQRAVDKGVEIIELDDDPIQFIKNCLSPAKLQSVKVSQKQSGEKIAIVTADNTNKRIAIGKNGINIERAKLLADRQHNIDNIILK; this is encoded by the coding sequence GTGTCTATTAAATTTAGTGCAAATGAAATTAGATACATAGCTCTTTTCGAAAATATGACTGGAGCAATGGTTAAAGATTGCATTATCGATGATGAACATGGTAAAGTTACCTTTGTTGTAAAAAATGGTGACATGGGACTTGCTATAGGAAAAGGCGGAAGTTCCGTATCTAAAGTTCAAAGAGCTGTAGATAAAGGTGTTGAGATTATCGAATTGGATGATGATCCAATACAATTTATTAAAAATTGTTTATCCCCTGCAAAGTTACAATCTGTTAAAGTAAGTCAAAAGCAGTCTGGCGAAAAAATTGCTATTGTTACAGCAGACAATACCAACAAGCGTATTGCTATCGGTAAAAATGGGATTAATATTGAAAGAGCTAAATTATTAGCAGATAGACAACATAATATCGACAATATTATATTAAAATAG
- a CDS encoding 50S ribosomal protein L30e: MMDVDRGIRVAVDTGDVTLGSEKSIQSLKLGKGQLVVVAANAPKEILEDVEYYANLSEIPSIVYDGTSVDLGSVCGKPFTVATLIVNDPGDSTILDDLR, encoded by the coding sequence ATGATGGACGTAGATAGAGGAATCAGGGTTGCTGTTGACACTGGTGATGTAACATTAGGCTCTGAAAAATCAATTCAATCTTTAAAATTAGGAAAAGGACAACTTGTTGTTGTTGCTGCTAACGCTCCTAAAGAAATTCTTGAAGATGTTGAATATTATGCAAATCTTTCCGAAATTCCATCCATTGTATATGATGGAACTAGTGTAGATTTGGGTTCTGTTTGTGGTAAACCATTTACTGTTGCTACATTAATCGTAAACGATCCAGGAGATTCTACAATATTAGACGATTTGAGGTAG